A portion of the Bacteroidales bacterium genome contains these proteins:
- a CDS encoding PorT family protein: MKRILLITSILFLGISAIKSQNTCADQLKVAQRRFDDGLLDDIPQLLSNCMKDGFTKEEKANAYKLLIQTYLFSEQTEKADLEMLKFLKEFPNYSIAVNDPKEFINLYSTYRTKPIFKVEIKGGFNFCMPKFIEPFGVGNTSKSHPAYKSKLGYNVEVNFINKLYKDFEYSIGASLILSNFDYSNKPFEYSTVTGTFKNNYLGLPIAVRYNYKFKTVNLFTKVGLEFVYLFQSSVNLTRTDINVGRSEPYTGIENLLLSHKKFDVRPLLAIGTALKVRNAQFLITAGFKFSTKTQLNRQKTYLNPLLQEKYFFAEDELLLNQSFISFSYIRPIYKPKKIR, from the coding sequence ATGAAACGAATTTTACTCATAACTTCTATTCTTTTCCTTGGCATATCGGCCATTAAATCACAAAATACATGTGCCGATCAACTCAAGGTGGCACAGCGAAGATTTGATGATGGACTCCTCGACGATATTCCACAACTTCTATCTAATTGTATGAAAGATGGATTTACCAAAGAGGAAAAAGCAAACGCCTATAAACTTCTTATTCAAACTTATCTTTTTAGTGAACAAACTGAAAAAGCTGATTTGGAAATGCTTAAATTTTTAAAGGAGTTCCCCAACTATTCAATTGCAGTTAATGATCCTAAGGAGTTTATCAACCTTTACAGCACATACCGAACGAAACCAATATTTAAAGTGGAGATCAAAGGAGGTTTTAATTTCTGTATGCCAAAATTTATTGAACCGTTTGGTGTTGGTAATACCTCAAAGAGCCACCCAGCCTACAAATCTAAACTTGGTTATAATGTTGAGGTTAACTTTATAAATAAACTATATAAGGATTTTGAGTATAGCATTGGGGCATCGCTGATACTTTCGAACTTTGATTACTCCAATAAACCATTTGAGTATTCTACTGTAACGGGAACATTTAAGAACAATTATTTAGGACTTCCAATTGCTGTGAGATATAATTATAAATTCAAAACAGTAAATCTATTTACCAAAGTAGGGCTTGAATTTGTGTATTTATTTCAATCGTCAGTAAATTTAACTCGCACAGATATAAACGTAGGAAGATCAGAGCCATATACTGGCATCGAAAATCTTTTATTATCACATAAAAAGTTTGATGTTAGACCATTGTTAGCTATTGGAACAGCATTGAAAGTAAGAAATGCTCAATTTCTGATTACTGCTGGGTTCAAATTTAGCACTAAAACTCAGTTAAATAGGCAGAAGACTTATTTGAATCCATTACTTCAAGAAAAATATTTCTTTGCCGAGGATGAGTTGTTATTAAATCAATCCTTTATATCATTTTCATACATCCGCCCCATTTATAAACCCAAGAAAATTAGGTAA
- a CDS encoding High-affnity carbon uptake protein Hat/HatR produces the protein MVTLTEQGAVTTKLINPFPGLRPFHTNEAHLFFGREGQSEEVLSNLSRNKFAAILGASGTGKSSLIYCGLLPILYGGFLHNGRSKWKVIITRPGSSPVDNLSQAIAETFSGSDDEEKIETDTLINRALLKRSSSGIINVINQYGVNPQENVLLLIDQFEELFRYQYTSHDADAVNQVDHFINMIVNTVRQSELPIYVVITMRSDFIGECSPYQDLTRLINDGHYLIPRMTRDDFQKAITGPIAVGGGTITDQLVQLLLNEMGNNPDELPILQHALMRTWDYWTYNNLTNNPIGLNEYEAIGRLERALSNHANEAYDELNFEQKHICEIIFKSLTEKGADNRGIRRPTSVTELAQIAETNNQEVIKIVEIFRRKGRTFLTPPPTIELQSDSMIDISHESLMRVWDKLKAWVEDESTAVKMYNRLAESGEQFHQGKTGLWGPPDLQLAINWREKQKPNLAWAVRFNPAFERTMVYLKTSEEEYIAEEENKIRLQKRALRRSRIVALVLGSAGMISIGLGLLAFIQKQGALKSEARAKEQEKIAVENANKAEIQRIKADSSAIYATSQQKIAEQQKQLAEQEKQNAEINANEAQKQKTKAEEQTIIAQEKQKLATENEKKAKEEQIKAEIARKEADNRKMLSIAQSMAVKSEQMRTDTLLKGLLAFQAFSFNNDYNGVSYNPDIFKSVYTGLKFFKGVNFNIYQGHTSFIKTLVQDKERIISGSSDGQVISWNLNDKTSTVLLSNQPIVKKLIIKDQTILCLTNSSIVNYDLNSKIPDIYNLQNADVKDLFITKGGKYLLVLNQSIIITDDYKNQGVEFYKVDSKINAVKYDFSTSNLFVALSDGKIFYWKNFQSEQEKPILLANIPDGNWGDISFNAQKNIIAAGTANNQGVIYLWDFTNGNQISLLRGHTAKITGICFSSDGSLMASASYDKSVRLWHMDDLRTLPIVFDDHGSWVTSVMFTKDDKNLISGDKDGNIRSFPTDVNSLIVGFCNFLSRQLTQSEWQNYVGTDIPYKPTKCTNR, from the coding sequence ATGGTTACATTAACCGAACAGGGAGCAGTAACAACTAAACTGATTAATCCATTCCCTGGGTTAAGACCCTTTCATACCAATGAGGCTCACCTATTTTTTGGGAGGGAAGGTCAAAGCGAAGAGGTTCTATCTAATTTATCTCGAAATAAATTTGCTGCTATTCTTGGCGCATCAGGAACAGGAAAATCCTCATTAATATATTGTGGGTTGTTACCAATCCTATATGGTGGTTTCCTTCATAATGGCCGATCAAAGTGGAAAGTGATTATTACTCGTCCAGGTTCAAGCCCTGTGGACAATCTATCACAAGCAATTGCCGAAACCTTTAGCGGTTCCGATGATGAGGAAAAAATCGAAACCGATACCCTAATCAATCGTGCTCTACTTAAACGATCATCATCGGGTATTATTAATGTTATCAACCAGTATGGGGTTAACCCTCAGGAAAACGTACTGCTACTAATTGACCAGTTCGAGGAACTCTTTAGATATCAATATACAAGCCATGATGCCGATGCTGTAAATCAGGTCGATCATTTCATTAATATGATCGTGAATACGGTAAGGCAATCCGAATTACCTATTTACGTGGTAATTACAATGCGTTCGGATTTTATCGGAGAATGTTCACCCTATCAGGATCTTACTCGCTTAATTAACGATGGTCATTACCTTATACCAAGGATGACCCGCGATGATTTTCAGAAAGCAATAACAGGCCCGATTGCTGTGGGTGGTGGAACAATAACGGATCAACTAGTACAACTCCTTCTCAACGAAATGGGGAATAATCCCGATGAACTTCCTATACTCCAGCATGCATTAATGCGTACATGGGATTATTGGACTTATAATAATTTAACTAACAACCCAATAGGACTTAATGAGTATGAAGCAATAGGTAGGCTCGAAAGGGCTCTTTCCAATCATGCCAATGAAGCCTATGATGAACTCAATTTTGAACAAAAACATATCTGCGAAATAATTTTCAAATCACTAACCGAAAAGGGTGCTGACAATAGAGGAATTCGAAGACCCACAAGTGTTACTGAATTGGCTCAAATTGCGGAAACTAACAATCAAGAGGTTATTAAGATAGTTGAGATTTTTCGCAGAAAGGGTAGAACTTTCCTTACTCCTCCCCCAACCATTGAATTGCAATCCGATTCGATGATTGATATCTCCCATGAAAGTTTAATGCGAGTATGGGATAAATTAAAAGCTTGGGTGGAGGATGAATCTACTGCAGTTAAAATGTATAATAGGCTTGCTGAATCAGGTGAGCAGTTCCATCAAGGGAAAACTGGACTTTGGGGCCCTCCCGATTTACAACTTGCAATTAACTGGCGAGAAAAACAAAAACCTAATCTTGCATGGGCTGTTCGATTTAATCCTGCATTTGAAAGAACAATGGTTTACCTCAAAACTAGTGAGGAGGAGTATATTGCCGAGGAGGAGAATAAGATACGTTTACAAAAGCGAGCATTAAGGCGATCAAGAATAGTTGCTTTAGTTTTAGGTTCAGCTGGAATGATATCAATAGGTTTAGGATTACTAGCATTTATTCAAAAGCAAGGAGCTTTAAAATCCGAGGCAAGAGCAAAAGAACAGGAAAAAATAGCCGTAGAAAATGCAAATAAAGCTGAGATTCAGAGAATAAAAGCTGACTCAAGCGCCATATATGCAACATCCCAACAAAAAATTGCTGAACAACAAAAGCAATTGGCTGAACAGGAGAAACAAAACGCTGAAATAAATGCTAATGAGGCACAAAAACAAAAGACTAAAGCTGAAGAGCAAACAATTATTGCACAGGAAAAACAAAAATTAGCAACCGAAAACGAGAAGAAAGCAAAAGAAGAACAAATTAAGGCCGAAATAGCCAGAAAAGAAGCTGATAACCGTAAAATGCTTTCAATTGCCCAATCTATGGCGGTTAAAAGTGAGCAAATGCGCACTGATACATTGCTTAAAGGGTTGCTAGCTTTTCAAGCATTTAGCTTTAATAATGATTACAACGGTGTATCTTATAATCCCGATATTTTTAAATCAGTTTATACCGGATTAAAATTTTTCAAAGGTGTTAATTTTAACATATATCAAGGGCATACCAGTTTTATTAAAACTTTAGTTCAGGATAAAGAACGAATAATTTCAGGTAGTAGCGATGGTCAAGTTATTAGCTGGAATCTCAACGATAAAACCTCAACTGTATTATTATCAAATCAACCTATTGTTAAAAAATTGATTATAAAAGATCAAACCATATTATGTTTAACCAATAGCAGTATTGTTAATTATGATTTAAATAGCAAAATACCAGATATTTATAATCTACAAAATGCAGATGTAAAAGACTTATTTATTACAAAGGGGGGGAAATATCTGTTAGTTTTAAATCAGAGTATCATAATTACAGATGATTATAAAAACCAAGGTGTTGAATTTTATAAAGTAGATTCAAAGATCAATGCTGTGAAGTATGATTTTAGTACAAGTAATCTTTTTGTTGCACTATCGGATGGTAAAATATTTTACTGGAAGAACTTCCAATCAGAGCAAGAGAAACCTATTCTTTTGGCTAATATTCCTGATGGAAACTGGGGTGATATTAGCTTTAATGCTCAGAAAAACATTATTGCTGCTGGAACTGCAAATAACCAAGGAGTGATTTACTTATGGGATTTCACTAATGGTAATCAAATATCACTACTTAGAGGACATACAGCAAAGATTACAGGGATTTGTTTCTCTTCAGATGGATCTCTTATGGCTTCAGCAAGTTATGATAAATCAGTTAGACTCTGGCACATGGACGATTTGAGAACTTTACCAATAGTTTTTGATGATCATGGATCATGGGTAACTTCAGTTATGTTTACAAAAGATGATAAAAATCTGATCAGCGGGGACAAAGACGGTAATATAAGGAGTTTCCCCACTGATGTTAATTCCTTAATTGTCGGTTTTTGTAACTTTCTATCAAGGCAACTAACTCAAAGCGAATGGCAAAACTATGTTGGTACAGATATACCCTATAAACCCACTAAATGCACTAATAGGTAA